One region of Synechococcus elongatus PCC 11801 genomic DNA includes:
- a CDS encoding DUF1254 domain-containing protein, translated as MKRILSAAMIGGATVLASGAPMPLPAQAQISEQAARTIGVDAYLYFYPLVTMDITRRQLSNAPAGASDFAGPPNTFVNVKTYPPADFKGVVRPNFDTLYSSAWLDLTKEPMVVSVPNTNGRYYLLPMLDMWSDVFASPGWRTTGTQAQDFLLAPPGWSGTVPSKVTRINAPTPFVWIIGRTQTNGTDDYAAVHKIQSGYKITPLSQWGRTVTSPPFVPDTTIDMKTPPKEQVDGMDAATFFAYAAELLKVNPPHITDQPLIAQLKRLGFEAGKSFDLKSAAPEVQKAFATVPQDAQKLMAWKIPTLATVTNGWSMNTSTMGVYGNYYLKRAIIAQVGLGANLPEDAIYPLNIADSTGKPLDGVNTYKLRFTKENLPPVGAFWSVTLYDQAGFQVANPLNRFAVSSWMPFVYNSDGSLDLYIQNESPGKDKEANWLPAPKGPFNLTMRLYAPASQAINGEWNPPPVLRTGN; from the coding sequence ATGAAACGTATTCTGTCTGCCGCAATGATTGGAGGAGCAACTGTGCTGGCCAGCGGGGCACCAATGCCATTGCCGGCGCAGGCGCAGATAAGCGAGCAAGCAGCTCGTACTATCGGCGTCGATGCCTACCTCTATTTCTATCCGCTCGTAACCATGGACATTACTCGCCGGCAGCTCAGCAATGCTCCGGCCGGTGCGAGCGACTTTGCTGGGCCGCCGAACACGTTCGTGAACGTGAAGACCTATCCACCGGCTGACTTCAAGGGCGTGGTGCGGCCAAACTTCGACACGCTCTATTCGTCCGCTTGGCTCGACCTGACGAAGGAGCCAATGGTTGTCTCAGTCCCGAATACCAACGGCCGGTATTACCTCCTGCCGATGCTCGATATGTGGTCTGACGTGTTCGCCTCGCCGGGCTGGCGGACGACGGGCACACAAGCCCAAGACTTTCTCCTTGCTCCGCCAGGCTGGTCCGGTACCGTACCCTCTAAAGTCACCCGGATCAATGCGCCGACGCCGTTCGTCTGGATTATTGGTCGGACACAAACGAACGGGACTGACGACTACGCTGCAGTTCATAAAATCCAGTCTGGCTACAAAATCACGCCACTGTCGCAGTGGGGCCGCACGGTAACCTCTCCACCGTTTGTGCCGGACACCACCATCGACATGAAAACCCCACCGAAGGAACAGGTGGATGGTATGGATGCTGCCACTTTCTTTGCCTACGCTGCAGAGCTACTAAAGGTGAACCCGCCGCACATTACCGACCAACCGCTCATTGCGCAGCTGAAGCGCCTTGGTTTCGAAGCGGGTAAGAGCTTTGACCTGAAGTCGGCTGCACCTGAGGTGCAGAAGGCATTTGCAACTGTGCCGCAGGATGCACAAAAGCTGATGGCGTGGAAGATTCCGACACTCGCGACGGTCACTAACGGCTGGTCGATGAACACTTCGACGATGGGTGTTTACGGCAACTACTACCTGAAGCGGGCCATCATTGCTCAGGTTGGACTTGGGGCAAACTTGCCAGAGGACGCGATCTACCCGCTCAATATTGCCGACAGCACTGGGAAACCACTCGACGGAGTTAACACCTACAAGCTGCGCTTTACCAAGGAGAACCTGCCGCCGGTGGGCGCATTCTGGTCGGTGACCTTGTATGACCAAGCCGGGTTCCAAGTGGCGAATCCACTGAACCGATTTGCTGTCAGCAGTTGGATGCCGTTTGTCTACAACTCCGATGGTTCTCTCGACCTCTACATCCAGAATGAAAGCCCTGGGAAGGATAAGGAGGCAAATTGGCTACCTGCACCCAAGGGACCCTTTAACCTGACAATGCGCCTCTACGCGCCAGCCTCCCAAGCGATCAACGGTGAATGGAACCCTCCACCTGTCCTTCGGACGGGTAACTAA
- a CDS encoding DUF4351 domain-containing protein has translation MPYITSIERIGRQEQAIVLVLRQLARRCGKLSPNLLVQVQALSLEQLEGLSDALLDFASIQDLEAWLSQQEG, from the coding sequence ATGCCCTACATCACCAGCATTGAGCGAATTGGAAGACAAGAACAAGCCATTGTCTTAGTGCTTCGCCAGCTTGCTCGACGTTGTGGCAAACTTTCGCCCAATCTATTGGTGCAAGTGCAAGCCCTCTCTCTTGAACAACTCGAAGGTTTATCAGATGCTTTGTTGGACTTTGCCAGCATCCAAGATTTAGAAGCTTGGCTGAGTCAGCAAGAGGGTTGA
- a CDS encoding DUF4351 domain-containing protein, translating into MPYVTSVERIGLQKGIQQGIQQGEVAVVLRLLNRCLGSLSPAQTAQIQGLTLERVEELSESLLDFKTVADLDAWLNKQSVE; encoded by the coding sequence ATGCCGTACGTTACGAGCGTGGAACGCATTGGGCTCCAAAAGGGAATTCAACAAGGAATTCAACAAGGTGAAGTTGCTGTGGTGCTGCGTCTATTGAACCGTTGCTTGGGTTCATTAAGCCCTGCTCAAACCGCTCAAATTCAGGGATTAACCCTTGAACGAGTTGAGGAGCTGAGTGAATCACTGTTGGATTTTAAGACGGTTGCTGATTTGGATGCGTGGCTGAACAAGCAGTCAGTTGAGTAG
- a CDS encoding sulfonate ABC transporter substrate-binding protein, giving the protein MKTPAIPDRFSGELSAVTNDRHELYDEKSRFNRSFLSRRSLLKNLSFAMLGLSLSASLGSHAGASQSSVSDLLLAQRRTLRVGYQKSGSFNLLRHRGNFEKRLKALGVAVTWSEFTSGPPLLEALAAGSIDLGQTGDAPPVFAQAKGDGIVYIGQSDKSPDSVGILVPQNSSIRSIAQLKGKKVAFAKGSSAHYFIVRALATAKLSLKDVTPVYLQPPDARAAFERGAIDAWAIWDPFFAAAERDAKARLLINGKGLTPFREFYLADRKFANNNPDLIPVIIQELRALGNWAIANRQKSAEFLADKTKINVDILEVSERRRVGRYRTSNITAEAIAEQQQIADTFLAAGLIPKKIKVSDAVWRPRSQR; this is encoded by the coding sequence GTGAAAACACCCGCTATACCCGATAGATTTTCAGGAGAATTGAGTGCCGTGACCAACGATAGGCATGAGCTTTATGACGAGAAATCTCGCTTTAATCGCTCGTTTCTCAGTCGGCGATCGCTGCTCAAGAACCTCTCCTTTGCAATGCTTGGATTAAGCCTAAGTGCTAGTCTGGGGAGTCACGCTGGAGCATCACAATCATCAGTTTCAGATTTACTGCTTGCGCAACGTAGAACACTCCGAGTGGGCTATCAAAAGTCAGGGTCCTTCAACCTTTTGCGTCATCGCGGTAACTTTGAGAAGCGATTAAAAGCTTTAGGTGTTGCTGTCACTTGGTCAGAATTTACATCTGGCCCACCTCTTCTGGAAGCCCTCGCTGCAGGTAGCATTGATCTTGGCCAAACCGGAGATGCACCACCTGTCTTTGCTCAAGCAAAGGGTGATGGCATCGTCTACATTGGTCAGTCTGACAAGAGTCCAGACAGTGTTGGCATCCTAGTGCCACAAAACTCCTCAATCCGATCAATTGCTCAGCTCAAAGGTAAAAAAGTTGCTTTTGCAAAGGGCTCTAGCGCTCACTACTTTATTGTCAGAGCATTAGCAACAGCAAAACTCTCACTGAAAGATGTAACGCCAGTTTATCTCCAACCCCCAGATGCTCGTGCAGCTTTTGAACGGGGTGCTATCGATGCTTGGGCAATCTGGGATCCCTTTTTTGCAGCAGCTGAACGAGATGCAAAAGCAAGACTGCTTATTAATGGAAAAGGACTAACACCCTTCCGTGAGTTCTATTTAGCAGATCGTAAGTTTGCTAATAACAATCCTGACCTTATCCCTGTGATTATTCAGGAATTGCGTGCCTTAGGTAATTGGGCGATCGCTAATCGCCAAAAATCAGCAGAATTTCTAGCTGACAAGACCAAGATTAACGTCGATATCTTAGAAGTCTCTGAACGGAGACGAGTGGGACGTTATCGGACAAGCAATATCACTGCAGAAGCGATCGCAGAGCAGCAACAGATCGCGGATACGTTCTTAGCAGCTGGTCTCATTCCCAAGAAAATCAAAGTTTCTGACGCTGTTTGGCGGCCTCGATCGCAGCGCTAA
- a CDS encoding BrnA antitoxin family protein — MSGSKRTRMTLEEMQNAIAQGQDESDWERVRQQVQAGADPEPDEDSPDATELMRAALQQRRGRPPSLNPKTQIAIRLDRDVVEAFRSGGPGWQTRMNAALREWLATHPQ; from the coding sequence ATGAGTGGCTCGAAACGAACCCGCATGACGCTTGAAGAAATGCAGAATGCGATCGCCCAAGGACAAGATGAAAGTGACTGGGAACGGGTTCGGCAGCAGGTTCAAGCAGGCGCAGACCCAGAGCCGGATGAAGACTCCCCCGATGCCACTGAACTGATGCGAGCAGCATTGCAGCAAAGACGGGGCAGACCGCCGAGTCTGAATCCTAAAACGCAGATTGCAATTCGGCTCGATCGCGATGTTGTTGAGGCCTTTCGGTCAGGCGGCCCCGGCTGGCAAACTCGGATGAATGCTGCCCTACGGGAGTGGTTGGCAACGCATCCGCAGTAA
- a CDS encoding ABC transporter permease produces the protein MTQKLAIATFKPPNKSLKTVLKRFPQLQGLVIPAFILVAWESAAQLGWVAPNLLPAPSTVLSTIWELASKGELWQHIGITLYRVFLGFLVGAISATILGRLTGYSKIVHAFLDPLIQSLRSIPSLAWVPLFILWLGIQETSKVTLVAVGVFFPIYLSLMSGIRDVDRKLIEVGKIYRLKNWQLIVRVFLPATLPAYVVGVRSGLGLGWMFVVAAELMGASQGLGFLLVDGQSTGRPAITIASILLFAIFGKLTDSLVVLLSSRFLNWQDSYIAKA, from the coding sequence ATGACACAAAAACTCGCGATCGCGACTTTTAAGCCTCCTAATAAAAGTCTGAAAACAGTCCTTAAACGTTTTCCACAACTGCAAGGATTGGTAATTCCCGCCTTCATTCTTGTAGCTTGGGAAAGTGCGGCTCAGCTGGGCTGGGTCGCTCCTAACCTATTACCTGCCCCTTCAACTGTCTTATCAACGATTTGGGAACTTGCCAGTAAGGGAGAGCTTTGGCAGCACATTGGCATCACTCTATATCGAGTCTTTTTAGGGTTTTTAGTAGGTGCCATTTCAGCAACCATCCTCGGCAGATTAACAGGTTATTCAAAGATTGTTCATGCATTCTTAGACCCGTTGATTCAATCTTTACGCAGTATCCCCTCACTTGCTTGGGTACCTCTATTCATTCTTTGGTTAGGAATTCAGGAAACCTCCAAAGTAACGTTAGTTGCGGTTGGGGTCTTCTTTCCGATTTATCTCAGCCTGATGAGTGGGATTCGAGATGTCGATCGGAAACTGATCGAGGTTGGCAAAATCTATCGACTCAAAAACTGGCAATTAATTGTACGTGTTTTTCTACCTGCAACACTTCCAGCTTATGTTGTTGGGGTTCGGAGTGGTTTAGGACTCGGCTGGATGTTTGTAGTTGCTGCTGAGCTAATGGGAGCCAGTCAAGGGCTGGGCTTTCTCTTAGTGGACGGCCAATCCACTGGCCGTCCTGCTATTACGATCGCCAGTATTTTGCTCTTTGCAATTTTCGGCAAACTAACAGATTCATTAGTCGTGCTTCTTTCTAGCCGTTTCTTAAATTGGCAAGATAGTTATATCGCCAAAGCATAG
- a CDS encoding acyl-CoA dehydrogenase family protein, translating to MGQSLKLSQTSVLSPELQVQSKDYLQIAKDLAQEFAKTAIERDKQGGTPQAERDRIRSSGLLSLVIPKQYGGAGENWITAFQISREFAKVDSSLAHVYSYHHLGVTIPHIFGSESQKEQFYTKTIQNQWWWCNALNPLDRSLVLTPHQDYFILNGAKSFCSGSHDSDVLPITAVNSETQAIIILAIPSNRLGIKINHDWDNIGQRQTDSGSIHFENVRVYPEEVFGDRTQTDIPFRTIRACLTQLNLAHIYLGITEGALTAAKHYTLTETRPWLTSTVNQTAEDPYILQHYGEMWVELQAVIHLTERAAILLQSAWDKEIALSEEERGQCAIAIAAAKVTAAKTGLRITNRIFEVMGARSTNSRYGFDRYWRNLRTFTLHDSIDYKVQEIGKWALNNQLPQPSFYS from the coding sequence ATGGGACAGTCTTTAAAGTTGAGCCAGACTTCAGTATTGAGTCCTGAGCTTCAAGTTCAATCGAAAGACTATTTGCAGATTGCAAAAGACCTAGCTCAAGAATTTGCAAAAACAGCAATTGAACGGGATAAGCAAGGAGGAACTCCACAAGCAGAGCGCGATCGCATCCGTTCCAGCGGCTTACTTTCCTTGGTAATTCCCAAACAGTATGGTGGTGCCGGAGAGAATTGGATTACTGCCTTCCAAATCTCTCGAGAGTTTGCCAAAGTGGATAGCTCTCTTGCTCATGTTTACTCCTATCACCATCTTGGGGTCACAATTCCCCATATTTTCGGCTCAGAATCTCAGAAAGAGCAGTTCTATACTAAGACTATTCAAAACCAGTGGTGGTGGTGCAATGCACTCAATCCCCTCGATCGTAGTCTTGTCCTAACTCCCCATCAGGATTACTTTATATTGAATGGTGCTAAAAGCTTCTGCTCTGGCTCCCATGACTCTGATGTCCTGCCAATTACTGCAGTAAATTCTGAGACTCAAGCAATTATTATCCTTGCAATTCCATCTAATCGACTAGGAATCAAAATTAACCATGATTGGGATAACATTGGTCAGCGCCAAACCGATAGTGGAAGTATTCATTTTGAAAATGTGAGGGTCTATCCTGAAGAAGTTTTTGGCGATCGAACTCAAACTGATATCCCTTTTCGGACAATTCGTGCTTGCCTGACCCAACTTAATCTAGCGCACATCTATCTTGGAATCACTGAAGGTGCATTAACTGCAGCAAAGCACTACACGCTCACTGAAACACGACCGTGGCTGACATCTACAGTAAATCAAACAGCTGAGGATCCCTATATCCTTCAACACTATGGAGAGATGTGGGTAGAGCTTCAAGCTGTTATTCATTTAACAGAACGGGCTGCAATTCTTCTCCAATCTGCTTGGGATAAAGAGATTGCTCTCAGCGAGGAAGAACGGGGACAATGTGCGATCGCGATCGCCGCTGCTAAAGTGACAGCAGCTAAAACAGGCTTAAGAATTACTAATCGAATCTTTGAAGTAATGGGTGCTCGATCAACAAACAGTCGATATGGGTTTGATCGCTACTGGCGTAATCTCAGAACCTTTACTCTCCATGACTCTATCGACTACAAAGTTCAAGAAATTGGTAAATGGGCATTGAATAATCAACTGCCTCAGCCAAGTTTCTATAGTTAG
- a CDS encoding DUF4351 domain-containing protein has protein sequence MTDSALPPTESDSPWKELIEAFFPEFIRFFLPVADPEIDWERGYEFLDKELQQITADAEVGRRYADKLVKVWTIAGQEAWVLVHIEVQGAQESNFAERMYVYRYRIYDRFAVPIASVAILADESPSWRPITFETGLWGSSDRSEFVSIKLLDYLDRMDQLLEDENPFAIAIAAHLRAIQTKQDRQLRKQWKLELLKLLYERGLSRERIVGLFKFIDWLLSLPEGLELEFRSELSAYEQERRMPYITSIERIGRKEGFHQGEVAVVLRQLSRRLGQLSAAQTAQIQGLTLEQVEELSESLLDFASVTDLESWLSQQQ, from the coding sequence ATGACGGATTCTGCGCTGCCACCCACAGAGAGTGATTCGCCTTGGAAGGAGCTGATTGAGGCGTTCTTTCCGGAGTTCATTCGTTTTTTCTTGCCTGTTGCCGATCCGGAGATTGATTGGGAGCGCGGCTACGAATTTCTGGATAAGGAACTGCAGCAGATTACGGCTGATGCAGAAGTGGGGCGTCGCTATGCCGACAAGCTGGTCAAGGTCTGGACGATCGCGGGTCAAGAGGCTTGGGTACTCGTACACATTGAGGTGCAGGGCGCGCAAGAATCTAACTTTGCGGAGCGAATGTATGTCTATCGCTATCGCATTTACGATCGCTTTGCCGTGCCGATCGCCAGCGTTGCGATTTTGGCGGATGAGTCACCCTCATGGCGGCCAATCACGTTTGAGACTGGGCTTTGGGGCAGCAGCGATCGCAGTGAGTTTGTCAGCATTAAGTTGCTGGATTACCTCGATCGCATGGATCAGCTCCTAGAGGATGAGAATCCATTTGCGATCGCGATCGCGGCGCATTTGCGGGCGATTCAGACGAAACAAGATCGGCAACTGCGCAAGCAGTGGAAGCTGGAACTACTGAAACTGCTGTATGAGCGAGGACTAAGCCGAGAGCGGATTGTTGGCCTCTTTAAGTTCATCGATTGGCTCTTGAGCCTTCCCGAAGGTCTTGAGCTAGAGTTCAGGAGTGAGCTGTCGGCCTATGAGCAGGAGCGACGTATGCCCTACATCACTAGCATTGAGCGAATTGGTAGGAAGGAAGGGTTTCATCAAGGAGAAGTTGCTGTGGTGCTACGACAGTTGAGTCGTCGCTTGGGCCAATTAAGCGCTGCTCAAACCGCTCAAATTCAGGGATTAACCCTTGAGCAAGTTGAGGAGTTGAGTGAATCACTATTAGATTTTGCATCAGTGACTGACTTGGAATCTTGGTTGAGCCAGCAGCAGTAG
- a CDS encoding class I SAM-dependent methyltransferase, which produces MITKLLPAYDPTLFQGAIPYYVDYRPRYPEAVYRLIQESFHLDGRGRLLDLGCGIGLVALTLEAQFEEVIGIDPDPEMLRVAIQESEQQNAQKITWKQGLAEEITDDLGSFRLVTIGRAFHWMDKPTVLQRSYERLDSLHLTDSSKSGIAIIQTEKDIWSNDSEWAQNVLTVIKKWLGEKRRVGSTTVPLLYQSDLEILEASPYKQIEKHTIDFQKQWTVDTFIGYLYSTAYCRRDYISDIPAFEADIRAALLASEPSGVFVEDIPITVYLGFKA; this is translated from the coding sequence ATGATTACCAAACTGCTTCCTGCCTACGATCCCACACTCTTTCAAGGCGCAATTCCTTACTATGTCGACTATCGTCCTCGTTATCCTGAAGCGGTCTACCGACTGATTCAAGAGTCATTCCATCTGGATGGACGAGGTCGTCTCCTTGATCTAGGCTGTGGAATTGGTCTTGTTGCTCTCACCCTCGAAGCGCAGTTCGAGGAAGTTATAGGCATTGATCCAGATCCAGAGATGCTAAGGGTTGCGATTCAAGAGTCTGAACAACAGAACGCTCAAAAAATTACCTGGAAGCAAGGACTTGCAGAAGAGATTACAGATGACTTAGGCTCTTTTCGCTTAGTCACGATTGGTCGTGCTTTTCATTGGATGGATAAGCCCACCGTTCTCCAACGGAGTTATGAGCGATTAGACTCTTTACATTTGACGGACTCTTCTAAGTCTGGAATTGCAATCATCCAAACTGAAAAAGATATTTGGTCAAATGATTCTGAGTGGGCACAGAACGTTCTGACTGTAATCAAAAAATGGTTGGGAGAGAAAAGACGGGTTGGGAGTACAACTGTTCCTCTTCTGTATCAATCTGATCTCGAGATTTTGGAAGCTTCTCCCTATAAGCAAATTGAAAAGCACACAATTGACTTCCAAAAACAATGGACAGTTGATACCTTCATCGGCTATCTCTATTCAACAGCCTATTGCCGACGAGACTATATCAGTGACATCCCGGCATTTGAAGCAGATATTCGAGCTGCTTTGCTCGCTTCAGAGCCCTCAGGAGTCTTTGTAGAAGATATTCCGATCACTGTCTATCTAGGCTTTAAGGCATAG
- a CDS encoding ABC transporter ATP-binding protein, with product MLIIENLYKQFKNGYVGLESISLAIQRHEIVTLIGTSGCGKSTLLRTIAGLEQATQGEVRIDHLRIEEPHPEIGVIFQEPRLMPWLNVLENVQFGLHHLPRNQRRQLASEALAKVGLSNFAQCLPHQLSGGMAQRVAIARALVTNLSILLLDEPFSALDSFTRLKLQNRLLEIWEYDRPTLILVTHDVEEALVLSDRIIVMRGNPGRIHQEITLDLPRPRKRSDSEFQRWKEKLLSALDLSDTHFVPAKV from the coding sequence ATGTTAATCATTGAGAATTTGTACAAACAATTCAAGAATGGCTATGTTGGTTTAGAGTCTATTAGTTTAGCCATTCAGCGCCATGAAATCGTCACTTTAATTGGGACAAGCGGTTGTGGAAAAAGCACTCTCCTACGAACGATCGCTGGGCTTGAACAAGCGACCCAAGGTGAAGTAAGAATTGACCACCTCAGAATTGAAGAGCCCCATCCGGAGATTGGGGTTATTTTTCAAGAGCCCCGTCTAATGCCTTGGCTCAATGTTCTTGAAAATGTTCAATTTGGTCTTCACCATTTACCTCGCAATCAACGTCGCCAGCTTGCCAGTGAAGCCTTAGCAAAAGTGGGTCTAAGTAACTTTGCCCAATGTTTGCCTCATCAGCTTTCAGGTGGGATGGCACAACGGGTTGCGATCGCTCGAGCCCTTGTTACTAATCTCTCAATTCTCTTATTAGATGAACCTTTTAGCGCACTAGACTCCTTCACGAGGCTTAAACTTCAAAACCGTCTATTAGAGATTTGGGAATACGATCGCCCAACGCTAATTCTAGTCACCCATGACGTGGAAGAAGCACTCGTTTTGAGCGATCGCATTATTGTGATGCGAGGAAACCCAGGCAGAATTCATCAAGAGATTACGTTAGATCTGCCTCGACCCCGTAAACGCAGCGATTCTGAATTTCAGCGTTGGAAAGAGAAACTACTGAGTGCCTTGGATCTTTCTGACACCCACTTTGTTCCAGCTAAGGTTTAG
- a CDS encoding type I restriction-modification system subunit M, which yields MTIESSQPAIEISTLQAEFLGALHTLGGSAGNGKLQQLLDWDDACYESIKAELMLQGQIQAGRGRGGSITLTESQGAAIASPPASQTATPIEPQPTGRQNLSAFIWSVADLLRGDYKQSDYGKIILPFTVLRRLDCVLAPTKAAVLEEKALRESQGLAPEPFLLRKSGQNFCNTSPLDLKQLLGDTDNIGENLRAYIRGFTSAVRDIFDSFEFHLQIDRLEKAGLLYMVTERFTQIDLHPDTVSNAEMGLVFEELIRKFAELSNETAGEHFTPREVIRLMVNLLFIEDDAALTQAGIVRSLYDPTAGTGGMLSVAEEHLTELNPTARLVLSGQELNPESYAICKADMLIKGQDIQNICFGNTLSDDKLPDAKYDYMLSNPPFGVEWKKIQKEVQREAEQLGYSGRFGPGLPRVSDGSLLFLLHLISKMRPASEGGSRLGIVLNGSPLFTGGAGSGESEIRRYVLENDLVEAIIALPTDMFYNTGISTYIWILSNRKPEIRKGKVQLIDASGFWQKMRKSLGSKRKELSDEHIDAITKLFGNFEVAEQEGKPVSKIFRNEDFGYRTITVERPQRDEAGKIVLATRGKAKGQLVADASLRDTENVPLTEDVETYFQREVLPHVPDAWIDPEKTKVGYEIPFNRHFYMFTPPRPLEEIDAELQQVTDRILTMLGGLSH from the coding sequence ATGACGATTGAATCCTCCCAGCCAGCGATCGAAATCAGCACGCTCCAAGCGGAGTTTCTCGGGGCACTCCACACCCTCGGTGGCTCGGCAGGCAATGGCAAGTTGCAACAGTTACTGGATTGGGATGACGCTTGCTATGAGTCGATCAAAGCAGAACTCATGCTTCAAGGGCAGATTCAAGCAGGTCGGGGTCGAGGAGGATCGATCACCCTAACGGAGAGCCAAGGAGCTGCGATCGCTTCTCCGCCAGCCTCTCAAACAGCAACCCCAATCGAACCGCAACCCACGGGACGACAGAATCTTTCAGCCTTCATTTGGAGTGTGGCTGACCTGTTGCGGGGTGACTACAAACAGAGTGACTACGGCAAAATCATCCTGCCGTTTACGGTGTTGCGCCGGTTGGACTGCGTGCTAGCGCCGACCAAAGCAGCGGTTCTTGAAGAAAAGGCTCTACGCGAAAGTCAAGGACTGGCACCGGAGCCGTTTTTGCTACGAAAGTCAGGGCAAAACTTTTGCAATACCTCGCCCCTCGATCTCAAGCAGTTGCTGGGCGACACGGACAATATTGGTGAGAATCTCCGCGCTTATATTCGAGGCTTTACGTCGGCAGTACGGGATATTTTTGACAGCTTTGAGTTTCACCTGCAAATCGATCGCCTCGAGAAAGCAGGCTTGCTGTACATGGTGACGGAGCGGTTTACCCAGATTGACCTGCATCCCGATACGGTGAGCAATGCAGAAATGGGGCTGGTGTTTGAAGAGTTAATTCGCAAGTTTGCAGAACTCTCGAATGAAACGGCTGGAGAACACTTCACGCCCCGCGAAGTGATTCGGTTGATGGTGAATTTGCTGTTTATCGAAGATGATGCAGCCCTGACTCAGGCCGGAATTGTCCGGAGTCTCTACGATCCGACGGCCGGCACGGGCGGGATGCTCAGCGTGGCGGAGGAACACTTGACGGAGTTAAATCCCACAGCGCGATTGGTGTTGTCGGGGCAGGAATTAAATCCGGAATCCTATGCAATCTGCAAAGCAGACATGCTGATTAAGGGGCAGGATATTCAGAACATTTGCTTTGGCAACACGCTCTCCGATGACAAGTTACCAGATGCTAAATACGACTATATGTTGTCGAATCCGCCTTTTGGGGTGGAATGGAAGAAGATTCAGAAAGAGGTTCAGCGAGAGGCGGAGCAGCTCGGTTATAGCGGCCGCTTTGGCCCTGGCTTGCCTCGTGTCAGTGACGGGTCGTTGCTATTCCTGCTGCATTTGATTTCTAAGATGCGGCCTGCGAGTGAGGGCGGCAGCCGACTAGGAATTGTCTTGAATGGATCGCCCTTGTTTACGGGCGGTGCTGGTTCTGGCGAAAGTGAAATTCGCCGCTATGTTCTTGAGAACGATCTGGTTGAGGCGATTATCGCGTTACCCACGGATATGTTCTACAACACGGGCATCAGTACCTATATCTGGATCCTGAGCAATCGGAAGCCGGAGATTCGGAAGGGCAAGGTACAGCTGATTGATGCCAGTGGCTTTTGGCAGAAGATGCGCAAGAGCTTGGGCAGTAAACGGAAAGAGTTAAGCGATGAGCATATCGATGCAATTACAAAACTCTTTGGCAATTTTGAAGTGGCTGAACAAGAGGGTAAGCCGGTCAGCAAAATCTTTCGGAATGAGGATTTTGGCTATCGCACCATTACGGTGGAGCGGCCCCAGCGGGATGAGGCAGGGAAGATTGTGTTGGCAACGCGTGGCAAGGCGAAGGGACAGCTGGTTGCCGATGCCAGCTTGCGGGATACCGAGAATGTACCGCTGACGGAAGATGTGGAGACCTATTTTCAGCGGGAGGTGCTGCCACATGTGCCCGATGCTTGGATTGACCCTGAGAAAACCAAGGTCGGTTATGAAATCCCGTTTAATCGACATTTTTATATGTTCACACCGCCGCGCCCTCTTGAGGAAATTGATGCGGAGTTGCAGCAAGTCACCGATCGCATCTTGACCATGTTGGGTGGACTCTCCCACTAA